In Xanthocytophaga agilis, a genomic segment contains:
- a CDS encoding ABC transporter permease produces MAHEQKPQPPRWAQRVLHYRLPEGLSEEIQGDLDELFDVWVEEMGVPKARWRYIRQALGFLRPLPERKDYYMPTRGNISPPLLTTYSSINQIGMLRNYIRFAWRNLAGNKVFSAINILGLALGIATCLIVALLVIHEESYDTYHSKGDRIYRVESRNIKEGHTYPGNYTGLVHALRNDIPEIEVVAPMYKRGGVTIQEPISGTLFKEPVVFAGNELFQTFDYTWIAGNPKTGLSQPNTIIVTRSQAEKIFGTTQVLGKILQYDSKHNLMIVGIVEDYPVTTSFPFDMLISFASISEIMPDFDLNKWNGWGDDFQIFALMKESVDPQQVSRHFPEIITKYMGKEAVAEKQFLLAPLHELHYTSSFSGHTANPTFLKTLLWIGIFVLCIACINFINLTTAQAIKRAKEIGVRKAVGSNRLALIYQFLIETALIASIAILFATPIVYGLLPVINSILGVRLSITDLFSWQTGAIVSCLFVATVLLAGAYPAFYLSAMAPIWALRSNNKTITNRGFTLRQGLVIAQFTVSLVLISCTLLIRQQLSFFQNADLGFNKNAIITVGLPDNSPAKLQLLRTRLLQSAQIKNVSFSFNSASAESNWMQMMEYRLKDTVVRIKTQMKMVDANYIDTYGIQLLKGEVFREGDTLPKVIANEIFLHRMGVQRPQDAIGQVAFYGDSQESVPIVGVVKDFHVNSLHQNIDPTLMMVVPKHFYQGSIKLQSEQLSSQSIKETLAYIEKIWTATFPNHLFEYSFLDDTLNQAYQNEIRTEQMIEVSTFLAIVIACLGLFGLTLFTTQSRIKEIGIRKVLGATVSSIIVLLSRDFVKLVAIALCIATPIAWYMMSQWLQSFAFKITIVWWVFVVAGGGILIITLITVSFQAIKAALTNPVKSLRTE; encoded by the coding sequence ATGGCGCATGAACAAAAACCACAGCCACCCCGCTGGGCTCAAAGAGTACTTCACTACCGTTTGCCAGAGGGCTTATCAGAAGAGATACAAGGTGATCTTGATGAACTCTTTGACGTGTGGGTGGAGGAAATGGGTGTTCCGAAAGCTCGCTGGAGATACATTAGGCAGGCACTTGGATTTCTCAGACCCTTACCGGAAAGAAAAGATTATTATATGCCAACCAGAGGTAATATATCTCCACCACTTTTAACTACATACTCATCCATAAATCAAATAGGTATGCTACGCAATTATATCCGCTTTGCCTGGAGAAATCTTGCAGGCAATAAAGTGTTTTCTGCTATCAACATTCTGGGATTAGCTTTGGGCATCGCTACTTGTCTGATAGTTGCTTTGCTGGTGATTCATGAAGAGAGCTATGACACCTATCATTCAAAAGGCGACAGAATTTATAGAGTGGAAAGCCGAAATATAAAAGAAGGGCATACCTATCCAGGTAACTATACTGGATTAGTGCATGCCTTGCGTAATGATATACCAGAAATCGAGGTTGTAGCACCTATGTACAAAAGGGGTGGTGTAACTATTCAGGAACCCATATCTGGAACATTGTTTAAGGAACCAGTTGTGTTTGCTGGAAATGAGTTATTTCAAACCTTTGACTATACATGGATTGCTGGTAATCCTAAAACTGGTTTGTCTCAGCCTAATACTATAATTGTAACCCGTTCACAGGCTGAAAAAATATTTGGCACAACTCAGGTATTAGGTAAGATACTACAATATGATAGCAAACACAATTTGATGATAGTAGGCATAGTGGAAGATTATCCTGTTACAACGAGCTTTCCATTTGATATGCTGATCTCATTTGCATCTATTTCAGAGATAATGCCTGATTTTGATCTTAACAAATGGAATGGGTGGGGCGATGATTTTCAGATATTTGCTCTAATGAAAGAGAGTGTTGACCCACAACAAGTGAGCCGACATTTTCCTGAGATCATTACAAAATATATGGGGAAAGAAGCTGTGGCTGAAAAACAGTTTTTATTAGCTCCTCTACATGAATTGCATTATACATCCAGTTTCAGTGGGCACACTGCAAATCCAACATTTCTTAAGACTTTACTTTGGATAGGTATTTTTGTTTTGTGTATTGCTTGCATCAATTTTATCAATCTGACTACTGCACAGGCTATTAAACGGGCTAAGGAAATTGGAGTACGTAAGGCTGTAGGTAGTAATCGCTTGGCTCTTATATATCAGTTTCTGATCGAAACTGCATTGATTGCATCAATTGCCATTCTGTTTGCAACTCCTATTGTATACGGCCTGTTACCTGTAATAAACTCCATTCTGGGTGTAAGGCTTTCGATTACAGATCTTTTCTCCTGGCAGACAGGCGCTATTGTAAGCTGCTTGTTTGTAGCAACCGTGTTGCTGGCAGGTGCCTATCCTGCATTTTATTTGTCGGCAATGGCTCCAATATGGGCTCTAAGAAGCAATAACAAGACGATTACAAATCGAGGATTTACTTTACGTCAGGGGTTGGTAATAGCTCAGTTTACAGTATCACTGGTTCTCATTAGTTGTACATTGTTGATCCGGCAGCAACTTTCTTTTTTTCAGAATGCAGATCTGGGATTTAATAAAAACGCCATCATTACAGTAGGATTACCTGATAATAGTCCTGCAAAGCTTCAATTGTTACGTACACGGTTACTGCAGTCAGCTCAGATTAAAAACGTGAGTTTTTCCTTCAACAGTGCCTCTGCAGAAAGTAACTGGATGCAAATGATGGAGTATCGACTGAAGGATACTGTGGTCCGGATTAAAACCCAGATGAAAATGGTTGATGCGAATTATATTGATACATATGGCATTCAGTTGCTGAAAGGAGAAGTTTTCCGTGAAGGAGATACATTGCCTAAAGTTATTGCTAACGAAATATTTCTTCATCGGATGGGCGTACAGCGGCCTCAGGATGCAATCGGACAGGTTGCCTTTTATGGCGACAGTCAAGAATCGGTGCCCATTGTAGGTGTAGTAAAAGACTTTCATGTCAATTCCCTGCACCAAAATATTGATCCTACCTTGATGATGGTGGTTCCCAAACATTTTTATCAGGGAAGTATCAAACTGCAAAGTGAACAACTGAGTAGCCAATCTATTAAGGAAACACTGGCGTATATTGAAAAGATCTGGACTGCCACTTTTCCCAATCACCTATTTGAATATAGCTTCTTGGATGACACACTAAATCAGGCTTACCAGAACGAAATACGTACTGAACAGATGATAGAGGTGTCTACCTTTCTGGCAATAGTGATTGCATGTCTAGGTTTGTTTGGATTAACTCTTTTTACTACACAGTCCAGAATCAAGGAAATCGGTATTCGCAAGGTGTTGGGAGCTACAGTATCCAGTATTATAGTGTTGTTATCCAGAGATTTTGTAAAATTGGTTGCTATTGCTTTATGTATTGCGACTCCGATTGCCTGGTATATGATGAGTCAATGGCTACAAAGCTTCGCTTTTAAGATTACGATTGTTTGGTGGGTATTTGTAGTAGCTGGTGGAGGTATACTGATTATCACACTTATAACCGTAAGTTTTCAGGCTATCAAAGCTGCCTTAACCAATCCTGTCAAAAGTCTGAGGACAGAATAA
- a CDS encoding FtsX-like permease family protein: MSSEQKTRPPRWVQRLLQYRLPTGLSEEVQGDLDELFDLWVDEFGIQKARWKYIGQVLGFLRPLPERKQSYIPRDVLPPSLLTTPSTITQISMFRNYFKIAFRNLTRNKGYSFINIGGLAIGMAVAMLIGLWIYDEVSFDRYHKNYDRIAQVVQNQTIDGRVQTWLGQAMQLGPAIESSYGNYFKHIVRTSWPGDHILKAGDKTLVKSGIYMEPGGPEMLSLIKIKGSIDGLKDPSSVLLAETVAQAIFGDSDPIGRLIKINNKMDVKVTGVYKDLPVNSTFANITFIAPWDLLISSENLKDKVGWGNSWFQTFVQIADHTDINQVSEKIKYVKRDNIKGEDDLRFNPEIFLHPMSQWHLYSEFENGVSVGGKIRFIWLFGIVGAFVLVLACINFMNLSTARSEKRAKEVGVRKVVGSDRGQLISQFLGESLLVAFLALVIAILLVVLTLPLFNEIADKKISILWVSPWFWLSCISFCLFTGLLAGSYPALYLSSFHPVKVLKGTFRVGRFAAAPRKVLVVVQFTVSVFLIVGTLVVFRQIQFAKDRPLGYDRKGLLTIPMKTQESHDHYNAFQNDLMNTRMVSSMAQSESAITNAWVTNGGFQWRGKDPGLQDEIVTVGVTHQFGKTVDWKIKSGRDFSEAFSTDSSGFILNEAAVKYMGFKQPLGEVVKAFGGQYTVIGVVKDMVTQSIYDPIRPTIFYIDTFKRLSLIDIKISPQANTSQAIDKIKTLFLKHNPATPFDYRFADEEFAAKYKEEERIGKLASVFASLAIFISCLGLFGLASFVAEQRTKEIGIRKVLGATVISLWQLLSREFVWLVLIAFIIATPIAWYFLNSWLQDYQYRTNIPGWIFVATGLGLLLITLLTVSFQAVKAALINPVKSLRNE; this comes from the coding sequence ATGAGTTCCGAACAAAAAACACGGCCTCCTCGATGGGTACAGAGGTTGCTTCAGTATCGCTTACCTACAGGATTGTCTGAAGAGGTTCAGGGCGATCTGGATGAACTCTTTGACTTGTGGGTAGATGAATTCGGTATTCAAAAAGCTCGCTGGAAATACATTGGGCAGGTTCTCGGATTTCTCAGACCCTTGCCAGAAAGAAAACAATCCTATATACCAAGAGATGTTTTGCCACCATCTCTTTTAACTACACCTTCCACTATAACTCAGATAAGTATGTTCCGTAACTACTTTAAGATCGCCTTTCGGAATCTGACCCGAAACAAAGGATATTCCTTTATCAATATTGGTGGACTCGCTATAGGGATGGCTGTGGCTATGCTTATTGGGTTATGGATTTATGACGAAGTTTCGTTTGACAGATATCATAAAAACTATGATCGCATTGCACAAGTAGTACAAAATCAGACTATTGATGGACGAGTGCAAACCTGGTTGGGACAGGCAATGCAATTAGGGCCTGCCATTGAAAGTTCTTATGGAAATTACTTCAAACATATAGTCCGAACTTCATGGCCTGGCGATCATATCCTTAAGGCTGGAGATAAGACACTGGTGAAGAGTGGTATTTATATGGAACCAGGTGGTCCGGAAATGCTTAGTCTGATCAAGATAAAAGGATCAATAGATGGTTTAAAAGACCCCTCTTCGGTTTTATTGGCTGAAACTGTTGCTCAAGCTATTTTTGGAGATTCAGATCCTATAGGGAGGTTAATAAAGATTAACAATAAGATGGATGTAAAGGTAACAGGAGTATACAAAGACCTTCCTGTCAATTCTACGTTTGCTAATATAACATTTATTGCTCCCTGGGATCTGCTTATTAGTAGTGAGAACCTGAAAGATAAGGTAGGCTGGGGTAATAGCTGGTTTCAGACATTTGTACAAATTGCGGATCACACAGACATAAATCAGGTTTCTGAAAAAATTAAATATGTAAAACGTGATAATATAAAAGGTGAAGATGACCTTCGGTTTAATCCAGAGATTTTTCTACATCCAATGAGCCAATGGCACTTGTATTCTGAATTCGAGAATGGTGTCAGTGTAGGAGGAAAGATTCGGTTTATATGGCTGTTTGGTATTGTTGGGGCATTTGTATTGGTACTAGCCTGTATCAATTTCATGAACCTGTCAACTGCTCGCTCTGAAAAACGTGCAAAAGAAGTAGGTGTTCGAAAAGTTGTTGGCTCAGATCGTGGTCAGTTAATCAGCCAGTTTTTAGGTGAATCACTATTGGTGGCATTTTTAGCTCTGGTTATTGCAATACTTTTGGTAGTCCTTACTTTGCCTTTGTTTAATGAGATAGCAGATAAAAAAATATCCATTTTATGGGTAAGTCCCTGGTTCTGGCTGTCATGTATAAGCTTTTGTTTGTTTACAGGGCTATTAGCAGGTAGTTATCCAGCCTTATATTTATCTTCTTTTCATCCGGTTAAGGTATTAAAAGGAACATTTCGGGTAGGTAGATTTGCTGCTGCTCCACGTAAAGTACTGGTTGTAGTACAATTTACTGTCTCAGTATTTCTGATTGTAGGGACTTTGGTTGTATTTCGGCAGATTCAGTTTGCGAAAGATCGTCCACTGGGTTATGATCGAAAAGGGTTGCTGACTATTCCTATGAAAACTCAGGAGAGCCATGATCATTATAACGCTTTCCAAAATGACTTAATGAACACCAGAATGGTGAGCTCAATGGCTCAGTCCGAAAGTGCTATTACCAACGCATGGGTTACCAACGGAGGCTTTCAATGGAGAGGAAAAGATCCAGGTTTACAGGATGAGATTGTCACCGTAGGAGTTACCCATCAGTTTGGAAAGACAGTAGACTGGAAGATAAAGTCAGGAAGAGACTTCTCAGAGGCATTTTCTACAGATTCTTCCGGATTTATTCTCAATGAAGCGGCTGTAAAATACATGGGATTTAAACAACCTCTTGGAGAAGTAGTCAAGGCGTTTGGTGGGCAGTATACTGTTATAGGAGTGGTAAAAGATATGGTTACCCAATCTATCTATGATCCTATTCGGCCAACTATTTTCTATATTGATACCTTCAAACGACTAAGCTTGATTGATATTAAAATCAGCCCGCAGGCCAATACTTCTCAAGCTATTGATAAAATTAAAACGTTGTTCCTGAAACACAATCCAGCTACCCCTTTTGACTATCGATTCGCAGATGAAGAGTTTGCTGCTAAATACAAAGAAGAAGAACGTATAGGTAAACTAGCCTCTGTATTTGCAAGTCTTGCCATTTTCATTTCCTGTTTAGGTCTATTCGGCTTAGCGTCGTTTGTGGCCGAACAACGCACAAAGGAAATTGGTATTCGTAAAGTATTAGGAGCTACAGTAATCAGTTTGTGGCAATTACTTTCCAGAGAATTTGTATGGCTAGTGCTGATCGCCTTTATAATTGCAACTCCTATTGCCTGGTATTTCCTCAATAGTTGGTTGCAGGATTATCAATATCGTACCAACATTCCCGGATGGATCTTTGTCGCTACTGGGTTGGGTCTTCTCTTGATTACCTTATTAACGGTAAGCTTCCAGGCTGTTAAGGCGGCTTTAATCAATCCAGTGAAGAGTCTGAGAAATGAGTAA
- a CDS encoding family 43 glycosylhydrolase, protein MRYFIVCIVVLCVLLEVQAQQIGNHQAPGVGNPLIPGYFADPTVKKFGDTYYIYATTDGNGGGFGPSQVWVSKDFVNWTMQPMNWPTTPHFWAPDVTQGNDGKYYMYYCQPTVEIYGASGKTPVGPWTPLYEDEKPIVKNYQVTDVITLDGQTFRDDDGKFYMFWGTWGIYPNSGCGIGLLNDDMKSFSKMIKLPNTIAKDFFEAPFMFKRNGIYYLLYSSGRCEDHTYRVQYVFSKTGPMGPFEYGKTNPILVTNTDGTVHGPGHQSVIEHKESYYLVYHRHNNPHSNGGYHRQVCADKMVFDAEGNIEKIVPTHTGIGPLGPLEETAPNLAFAKSVTASSYYDADFKPEFAVDDNNGTLWKPRDNTSDTWLQIDLGSIQPVKRIHTQFEYATWYYQYLWEYSLDGKQWTVYIDQRKNTKVGSPMVDVGNVKARYLRLTITDTQYPGLNKAVWNIKVYSTDRQVVAPGQQPVMAAHQPVTRKGLLLDLSVDSLPLGKLVHEWSNTGNLEGTIHVASTRIPHVDLIAGRKALIFSGREYFQSSVNALPSLAGNSPWTVAMWIYNPEIGEEEPVVCWTPRGGRDLSNVSIGYGRNRNWGAVAHWGWPDLPYKSLPEATQWHHIAITFDGTMERIYVDGKQDQEDRRMLFVQSDQPLVIGANGDKTAFFSGALSSLKVYDKPLSKDEVIALSQQENESHVLVSLMATKLVYGSTSKIVNEGYGASEFIVNKGSVVVKDLNEKIAIVIPPGISLDWKGQAVSRLQKSYSTIMVAMSGKGWIQQIEVHQNQTIKKYINGVLTKTQPISGSENSLSGISLSNLNLTSYQIYDYPFAEGEIKTFFTEWKNSSVKLAKPFFQLKPKAISPQMVQMSAGNTAPGVQYWFEETGTKKASGWLDDPVYMVYGLQPNQKYNYTVKVRDAFGNVSLASDPVSVNTMTNQFIIKQDVFETEKDFLKEGVNTTIWDGYIGKNLDETALAITSKADHLHLESSDSRWDETTPKGPFLYKNVTGDFVVQVEIVDVSGLKEKKANGANDVGLMVRLPQEDRKTGESLIQSSIFPGWGVGNMVTNLSVKGREQTNNQSAWEFDQYLQIQRMGDSFYLRSSKDGILWKDLPGSPIQRPDWTGKSVQVGLYQATYGKRQGYGEFQKFELIIPVKISR, encoded by the coding sequence ATGAGATATTTTATTGTTTGTATTGTTGTGTTGTGTGTACTTTTGGAGGTGCAGGCACAGCAAATTGGTAACCATCAGGCTCCAGGAGTGGGGAATCCTCTTATTCCTGGCTATTTTGCAGATCCTACCGTCAAAAAATTTGGTGATACCTACTACATCTATGCTACCACTGACGGAAATGGAGGTGGTTTTGGTCCTTCACAGGTATGGGTGTCAAAAGACTTTGTCAACTGGACTATGCAGCCTATGAACTGGCCTACTACTCCACATTTCTGGGCACCAGATGTAACACAAGGCAATGATGGAAAATACTATATGTATTATTGCCAGCCTACAGTTGAAATCTATGGAGCTTCCGGAAAAACGCCTGTAGGACCCTGGACACCATTGTATGAAGATGAGAAGCCTATTGTCAAAAACTATCAGGTTACAGATGTGATTACATTGGATGGACAAACTTTTCGGGACGATGATGGAAAATTTTATATGTTTTGGGGGACATGGGGCATTTACCCCAATAGTGGGTGTGGAATAGGCTTGCTGAATGATGATATGAAAAGCTTCAGTAAAATGATCAAGTTGCCTAATACTATCGCAAAAGATTTCTTTGAAGCCCCTTTTATGTTTAAACGTAATGGGATCTATTATTTACTGTATTCTTCAGGCCGTTGCGAAGACCATACCTATCGGGTACAATATGTTTTTAGCAAAACGGGACCTATGGGGCCATTTGAATATGGCAAAACAAACCCGATTCTGGTCACTAACACAGATGGTACAGTGCATGGACCGGGACATCAGTCTGTGATTGAGCATAAAGAAAGCTATTACTTAGTTTATCATCGGCATAATAATCCCCATTCCAATGGCGGATATCACCGTCAGGTATGTGCTGACAAAATGGTATTTGATGCTGAAGGAAATATTGAGAAAATAGTACCTACTCATACAGGCATTGGCCCTCTAGGGCCATTAGAAGAAACAGCTCCTAATCTGGCTTTTGCAAAGTCAGTAACAGCTTCCTCTTATTATGATGCAGATTTCAAACCAGAGTTTGCGGTAGATGATAACAACGGTACTTTATGGAAACCTCGTGATAATACCAGTGATACATGGTTACAGATTGATCTGGGAAGTATACAACCTGTAAAACGTATTCATACACAATTTGAATATGCGACATGGTATTATCAATATCTATGGGAGTATTCACTGGATGGAAAACAATGGACTGTGTATATCGATCAGCGGAAGAATACAAAGGTAGGTAGTCCAATGGTAGATGTAGGAAATGTAAAAGCCCGTTACCTACGATTAACCATTACAGACACCCAATATCCTGGTTTAAATAAAGCTGTCTGGAATATTAAAGTCTATTCTACAGATAGACAGGTAGTAGCACCTGGTCAGCAACCTGTTATGGCTGCTCATCAACCAGTGACCCGGAAAGGGTTGTTACTGGATTTAAGTGTAGACTCATTACCATTAGGAAAACTAGTCCATGAGTGGAGTAATACAGGAAATCTGGAAGGTACTATACATGTTGCATCAACCCGTATTCCGCATGTAGACCTGATTGCAGGACGAAAGGCTCTTATATTTTCAGGGAGAGAATATTTTCAATCAAGTGTGAATGCACTGCCCTCATTAGCTGGAAATAGTCCATGGACAGTAGCTATGTGGATATATAATCCGGAAATAGGAGAGGAGGAGCCTGTTGTTTGCTGGACACCACGAGGTGGACGTGACCTGAGTAACGTATCAATAGGGTATGGCCGTAACCGGAACTGGGGAGCTGTGGCACATTGGGGATGGCCGGATTTGCCTTATAAATCCTTGCCGGAAGCAACTCAATGGCATCATATAGCTATTACGTTTGATGGTACTATGGAACGTATATATGTGGATGGGAAGCAGGATCAGGAAGATCGCCGGATGTTATTTGTACAATCAGATCAACCATTGGTAATTGGTGCAAATGGAGATAAAACTGCTTTCTTTTCCGGTGCACTCTCTTCGTTGAAAGTCTATGATAAGCCTTTGTCTAAAGACGAGGTAATTGCATTGTCACAACAGGAAAATGAATCGCATGTATTGGTAAGTTTAATGGCAACCAAATTGGTTTATGGCTCTACCTCCAAGATTGTAAATGAAGGGTATGGAGCAAGTGAATTCATTGTGAATAAAGGATCTGTAGTTGTAAAAGATCTCAATGAAAAGATAGCCATTGTAATACCTCCTGGCATTTCTTTGGACTGGAAAGGACAGGCAGTCTCCAGATTACAGAAGAGCTATTCAACTATAATGGTTGCTATGTCTGGTAAAGGATGGATACAACAGATTGAAGTACATCAGAATCAGACAATAAAAAAATATATCAATGGAGTTCTTACTAAAACACAACCTATTTCTGGTAGTGAAAATTCTTTGTCGGGTATTTCACTAAGCAATCTAAATCTCACATCTTATCAGATATATGATTACCCGTTTGCTGAAGGAGAGATTAAAACATTCTTTACAGAATGGAAAAACTCTTCTGTTAAACTGGCAAAGCCATTCTTCCAATTAAAGCCGAAAGCCATCAGTCCTCAAATGGTTCAAATGTCTGCAGGTAATACAGCACCTGGAGTACAATACTGGTTTGAAGAGACTGGTACTAAAAAAGCCAGTGGCTGGCTGGATGACCCTGTGTATATGGTATATGGGTTACAACCTAACCAGAAATATAACTACACAGTGAAAGTACGGGATGCGTTTGGCAATGTATCATTGGCGTCAGATCCTGTTTCTGTAAATACGATGACTAACCAATTTATCATTAAACAGGATGTATTTGAGACGGAGAAAGATTTTCTGAAAGAAGGAGTTAATACTACTATATGGGATGGATATATAGGAAAGAACTTGGATGAGACTGCTTTGGCTATTACTAGTAAAGCCGATCACTTACATTTGGAATCAAGTGACTCCAGATGGGATGAAACAACTCCTAAGGGGCCATTTCTATATAAGAATGTGACTGGAGACTTTGTGGTACAAGTAGAGATTGTCGATGTGAGTGGATTAAAAGAGAAAAAAGCAAATGGAGCCAATGATGTAGGACTTATGGTCCGCTTACCTCAAGAAGACAGAAAGACTGGAGAAAGTCTGATTCAGAGCAGTATTTTTCCGGGGTGGGGAGTAGGAAATATGGTTACCAACCTTTCTGTTAAAGGACGAGAACAAACCAACAATCAGTCTGCCTGGGAATTTGACCAATATTTACAGATACAACGTATGGGGGACTCCTTTTATCTGCGTAGTAGTAAGGACGGTATTCTATGGAAGGATTTACCTGGGAGCCCAATACAACGTCCTGACTGGACTGGTAAGTCAGTTCAGGTTGGTTTATATCAGGCTACCTATGGAAAAAGGCAGGGATATGGGGAATTCCAGAAGTTTGAATTAATCATTCCTGTTAAGATTTCACGATAA
- a CDS encoding FtsX-like permease family protein, translating to MAWPVQDHILSIEDRTLSQKGEFIDASAPEVFSLKMLKGNYNGLKDPHSMLISESFAKALFGEQDPMGKVLQIKNYSAMDVKVTGVYKDLPHNSHFAGVQFFAPWDLFVSVNSWMTTQGFKNNFLDIYVQLTPHTTFENASLSIKDAILNNIRDDKEHVSFNPQIFLHPMNKWHLYSEWKNGANIGGMIQYVWLFAIIGVFVLVLACINFMNLSTARSEKRAKEVGIRKAIGSERTQLIWQFFSESFLVVVLAFVICLGLASIAIGFFNDLADKQIVMPWSNTWFWLISLIFILFTGLIAGSYPALYLSSFHPVKVLKGTFRVGRFASIPRKVLVVAQFTVSVTLVIGTLIVYQQIQYAKNRPVGYKRDGLLMVQMKTTEFYTKYDAIKDELNRTGVVAEMAQSSSPVTNIWSSNGGFSWRGKNPSLQTDFATLTVAPAYGKTVGWQFVAGRDFSQELASDSTGFVINEAALKFMGLKQPIGEVVTWAPSGSEAKNYRIIGVIKDMVMVSPFDQAVPTVFYLDGNLNWINIRFTPYANTSEALSKIEAVFKKLVPSAPFNYTFADQEYALKFAAEEQIGTLASVFATLAIFISCLGLFGLASFVAEQRTKEIGIRKVLGATILSLWQLLSREFIVLVLIAFAIATPLAWYFLNDWLAKYQYHTQISWWIFAVTGMGALLITLMTVSFQAIKAALINPVKSLRSE from the coding sequence ATGGCTTGGCCTGTGCAGGATCATATTCTTTCCATCGAAGATAGAACTCTTTCACAGAAAGGTGAATTTATTGATGCTAGTGCACCTGAAGTATTTTCTCTGAAAATGCTAAAGGGAAACTACAATGGTTTGAAAGACCCTCATTCTATGTTGATCTCTGAGTCGTTTGCTAAGGCTTTATTTGGAGAGCAAGACCCTATGGGAAAAGTATTGCAGATCAAGAATTATAGTGCAATGGATGTAAAGGTAACAGGTGTGTATAAAGATCTGCCTCACAATTCACATTTTGCAGGAGTACAATTTTTTGCACCCTGGGATTTGTTTGTCTCTGTTAATTCCTGGATGACTACACAAGGGTTTAAAAATAACTTTCTGGACATTTATGTACAGCTTACTCCTCATACTACGTTTGAAAACGCCTCGCTTTCCATCAAAGATGCCATTCTAAATAATATCAGAGATGACAAAGAACATGTAAGCTTTAATCCTCAGATCTTTCTTCATCCAATGAACAAATGGCATCTGTATTCGGAATGGAAAAATGGAGCAAACATAGGAGGAATGATACAATACGTGTGGCTGTTTGCTATCATTGGTGTATTTGTATTGGTATTGGCCTGTATCAATTTCATGAACCTGTCAACTGCCAGAAGTGAGAAACGCGCTAAGGAAGTAGGCATCCGTAAAGCAATTGGTTCTGAGAGAACACAGCTAATCTGGCAGTTTTTTAGTGAGTCGTTTCTTGTTGTAGTATTGGCCTTTGTGATTTGCTTGGGTCTGGCAAGCATCGCGATCGGTTTCTTTAACGATTTGGCTGACAAGCAGATTGTCATGCCTTGGAGCAATACATGGTTTTGGCTGATCTCACTGATATTTATTCTGTTTACAGGCCTGATTGCTGGTAGTTATCCAGCCTTATATTTATCTTCTTTTCATCCGGTTAAGGTATTAAAAGGAACATTTCGGGTAGGTAGATTTGCCTCTATTCCACGTAAAGTCTTGGTTGTTGCACAGTTTACAGTTTCCGTCACTCTTGTTATAGGAACCTTGATTGTGTATCAGCAAATCCAGTATGCTAAGAACAGACCGGTTGGGTATAAGCGGGATGGTCTCCTGATGGTTCAAATGAAGACAACCGAATTCTATACTAAGTATGATGCAATTAAAGATGAATTAAACAGGACAGGAGTTGTTGCTGAAATGGCTCAATCTTCCAGCCCTGTTACAAATATCTGGTCAAGTAACGGCGGATTCTCTTGGCGAGGCAAAAATCCTTCTTTACAGACGGATTTTGCAACGTTGACAGTTGCTCCTGCCTATGGAAAAACAGTAGGATGGCAATTTGTAGCTGGTCGGGATTTTTCTCAGGAACTTGCCAGTGATTCTACCGGATTTGTGATCAATGAAGCTGCATTGAAGTTTATGGGCTTGAAACAACCCATTGGAGAAGTAGTTACCTGGGCACCTTCTGGTAGTGAAGCAAAGAACTATCGCATTATTGGTGTTATAAAAGATATGGTGATGGTTTCTCCTTTTGATCAAGCGGTCCCTACTGTTTTTTATCTGGATGGAAATCTGAACTGGATCAATATCAGATTTACCCCTTATGCAAATACCAGTGAAGCATTGAGTAAGATAGAAGCTGTTTTTAAAAAACTCGTTCCTTCCGCTCCATTCAACTATACATTCGCTGATCAGGAATATGCATTGAAATTTGCAGCAGAAGAACAAATAGGGACATTGGCCTCTGTATTTGCTACGTTAGCCATTTTCATTTCCTGTTTAGGTTTATTCGGATTGGCTTCTTTTGTAGCTGAACAACGGACCAAAGAAATAGGTATCCGCAAAGTATTAGGAGCCACTATCCTCAGTCTATGGCAATTACTTTCTAGGGAGTTTATTGTATTAGTATTGATTGCTTTTGCGATTGCTACCCCTTTAGCCTGGTATTTTCTGAATGATTGGCTGGCAAAGTATCAGTATCATACTCAGATATCCTGGTGGATTTTTGCAGTGACAGGTATGGGGGCTTTGCTGATTACTTTGATGACCGTGAGTTTTCAGGCTATCAAAGCAGCACTTATTAATCCTGTCAAGAGCTTGAGAAGTGAGTAA